Part of the Pseudoalteromonas undina genome, GGTATTTGGGCATGTGGAAAAACAGCCGATGACCTTCAAGTACATGATCATCCCTCAATTGTTTGGGACGAAGTTGCTGGTTACTATATTACTATGATTGGCGCAGCACTTAACTGGCAAACATTACTGGTTGGCTTTTTACTGTTTCGCTTTTTTGATATAGCAAAGCCAGGGCCGATTCGCATACTCGATAAACGTGCCCATGGTGGGTTTGGTATTATGGCCGATGATGTACTTGCAGGTATTTTTTCGCTTATTTGTTTGCAAGCATTGATAAAAGTAGGTTTACTACCCTTTTAATTTATTATTTGTTTAACTAGGTGGCAGCACTATGATGCGATTTTTATTGGTTTGTGTACTTATGCTATGTGCCATGCCAAGTACGGCTTCAATTACTGATTACGTAGTTAAACAATGGAATATCAAAGACGGCTTACCCTCACAATCCCTAAAAAGTGTAGTACAAGATAACCAAGGCTATATGTGGCTTGGCACTCAATTTGGATTAAGCCGTTTTGATGGCAATACCTTCACTAATTATAATACCCAAAATAGTTTATTTTTACCCAGCAATGGTATTAATAAGTTATTGATCGATGGCGAAGGATTATTGTGGGTAGGCACTAAGAATGGCCTTGTGGTTATCGATCCTGAAAAGCTAACCGCACAAGAGTTTAATATTAAAGGCCCTGTAAGAGATATTCTTGAAGATTCTCAAGGCAGTATCTGGATAGCAGCTAATGGGCTCTATTATATAGACAGAGGCCAAATAGAACTCCGCGACCAACTAAATAATCCTAGTCCTATTGTAAACGCCACAGCTATCACCCAAATTGTGGGATCGGTCAGTAAAATGGCGCTTTCACCTGAGGGAATTTGGCTGGTTAACGACCGTAATTTATTACGTTTAACGCAAAGCTCGTCTGACTTTTCTAAATTACGCTTAGAACTAACCGCTAAAGTGGCTTTACCCGATCGTTTAGCGCAAACCATTGTTCACGATCTATCGTTTTTAAATGGTAATTTGTACCTAGCTTCTGAGTTAGGGGCTTACTTTTTAGATTTAGATGACGAGCTACGTCCGTTTCCACTGCCCAATGCTAATAACTCAGCTGTGTATAAGTTTATGAGCGATGGTAATGGCGGCTTGTGGATATCAACCTATGGACGTTTATTGTTCAGGGCTAAATCTAATGATTGGCAGTGGGTTGAACCCAGCCAATTAGATCAGAGCATTTGGTTTGCCGATATATTTAGAGATGATGAAAATAACATATGGCTAGCGAGTTTTAGTGAAGGGTTATGGCTTGCTCACGAAGGGCGAATAGAGCGCCATTCAGCCATTTCTAAAATGACCGAAGCGGTGATGGCGATTAGTAAATCACCTGATGGTAAATTATGGATTGCTAATAAAAGTGGCATTGGTTATTTTGATGCCGATAAAACCTTTATCAATGTTATCAATAGTGCCAAGTATGGAAATGCCTCGGTACATGACCTGCAATTTGATGGCGATCGCCTTTATGTTGCTACTGGCAGAGGCTTGTTTTTCTATGAGTCGAACACCTTATATAGTTTCCCTGCTCGTGCGTTGAGCGATAACCCTGTTTTTGCAATTAGCACTTCAACTAAAGGCGGCTTTTGGGTAGGCACCGGACGGGGGTTATATCGTCTAAATTATAATGGCTTAAACCCTTTTGCGTACAATGCGTTCTTAGGTAGTAAGTTTGTTACTTATGTTCTAGATAAACCAAATTTTGGGGTGATTGGTACCAGTAAAGGCGCGTATTACTTTACTGAACGCGGGATAGAAAAAATAGGTGACCAAACCACCTTAGAAAGTGCGTACGTTACTAGCATTTTACACATTAAAGGCGTAGGTATTTTAATTGGTTCGTTGAATGATGGTTTGTTTTATCGCAGTGGACAAGGGCAATGGCAGCAACTAGACGCCGCCAATGGACTGCCATATGGTTCTATATTCAGCTTAGAATACGATGACACCTCAAAGCGAATTTGGGTAAGCACCATGAAAGGGGTTTACCGTATGCCTGTTGAGCAATTTAAAGCCAACATCGAAAGCCTAAAAGTAGAAGAAGTGATCTCTTCATTTGACCGTCAGCTCGATGGTAAAGCCAGCCAATGCTGTAATGGTTTAGGCCATGATGCCGTAGTTGATATGGATAACTCTATTTGGTATCCCAGTTTGCAAGGCGTTGTAGAAATTCCTAAAGACGTAGAGTTATTTGGATTACGCTCACTTAAACCAACTATAGAAACCTTAACGACGCCATCACGAAAGCTCGCAGCTGCTGCGTTAGGTGAAAAACCAGTTCTTGAGACCGATGAGCGTGATGTGACACTTACCTATACCGCGATTGATTATTACGCTCCGGCAAGTATTGAGTTTAGATATAAACTCAATGGACTTGATAACGATTGGCGCTATGCAAATACCCGCAGAGAAGCAATTTATACAAATTTACCCGCCGGTATGTTTTTATTTGAATTAGAAACTAAACGCCAAGGTGAGGATTGGGGTAAAGCGCAATCAGCAGAATATGCGTTTGTGGTACCGGAACGTTTTGGTGAAACTATCTACTTTAGGTTACTGATCACCAGTGGTTTCGTACTGCTGTTTTATTTAGTGTTTTGGGTCTTTAAAGTTCAAGAGCGACGCAAGCAACAGGTACTCGAAGGGCTTATTACTGAACGAACCCTAGAGCTTCGCCAAGCGAATGATAAATTAAACCAAGTAAATTCTCAGCTTAAACTTGTTAGTCACTCTGATGAGCTAACTGGGCTGAGAAGTCGTCGTTTCTTGTTTGATCAACTACCAAAAGATATTGAGCATTTTCAGCGGAACTCGCAGTCATTGCAGGCTCAAGGTAAATCTTTGGTGTTGTTAATTATTAATCTAGATAACTTTAGCCGCATTAACGATGCTTATGGTCCTATTGCTGGAGATAGTTGTTTACAACAAGTAGCGGCGTTACTTAACTCGCGTACTCAAGGTTCTGATTATGTTGCCCGTTGGAGTGGTGATGAGTTTTTACTGTTGTTGCGCGATTTTAAGTGTAATTTAATCGACAGCTATGTATCTGAATTATGCCAAGCTATTGCCGATTATACTTTCCAGCTTCCTAACGGTGAAACAACCAATATAACAGCGTCAGTGGGTTGGTCTTTCTATCCGCTACCCCTGTTAGGTGGGCAAGTTATTAGCTGGGAAACATCGATTAATTTAGCTGACATCGCGTTACATCAAGTTAAAAAACGCGGCGGCGATGGCGTCGCTAATATTACTTTTGACGAGCAATTAGACGCATTTGAGTTTGAGCAAAACCCCAATGTTGAACAGCAAATTGGTTTGTTACAAAGTAATGGCTTAGCCGATATTAAGGTATGGATGCGCTAGAGATTATAAGTGAGCAATAAAAAAGGAGCCAAAGGCTCCTTTTTTATTAAACACTATAAGTATTAGCTCATAAATGCTTTAATTGAAGTTAATATACCTTGTCCACCTAACCCCATTTCATCATGCATTTGCTGTTGTGTACCGTGTTTAATAAATTCATCCGGTATACCTAAGTTAAGTATTTTTACAGCCGCTTTTTGGGTAGCTAAATACTCATTAACCGCCGAACCTGCACCACCAGAAATTGCATTATCTTCAAGTGTTACAATGATATCGTGGTTAGCGACAAGTTCATCAATTAACCCGGTATCAAGTGGTTTGATAAATCGCATATTAACTAAAGTGGCATTGAGCTCATCAGTGGCTAATTGGGCGTTTTCAAGCAAGGTACCAAATGACAATATAGCTACTTTAGCACCTTGTTTAATTACGTTAGCTTTACCAATTTCGAGCTGTTGCATAGCGCTTTGAATTTCTGCTGTGCCCGCACTGCCACGCGGGTAGCGCACAGCGACTGGGCAATTGGCTTGATAGCCAGTGTATAGCATTTGACGGCATTCGTTAGTATCGCTAGGTGCCATAATAACCATGTTAGGAATACAGCGCATAAAGCTTAGGTCATAGGCGCCTTGGTGAGTTTCACCATCGGCTCCGACAATACCTGCGCGGTCAATAGCAAATAATACCGGTAGGTTTTGCAATGCAACGTCGTGAATTAATTGGTCATACGCACGTTGTAAAAAGCTAGAGTAGATAGCCACAACGGGTTTTAACCCTTCACAAGCAAAACCTGCAGCAAGGGTTACAGCGTGTTGCTCAGCAATTGCCACATCAAAATATTGTTCAGGGTGTTCTTTAGAAAAACGCACCATCCCCGAACCTTCACGCATCGCAGGGGTAATTGCCATCAATTTGCTGTCTTGCTCTGCCATATCGCAAAGCCAATCACCAAATACATTTGAGAAAGTGGCCGCACTTGGCTTAGATTTTGGTAAACTTGAAGTTGCAGGATCAAATTTTGGTACACCATGATAACCAATCGGATCGGCTTCTGCGGGCTTGTAACCTTTGCCTTTTTGGGTTTTTATATGTAAAAGTTGTGGGCCTTTTAAGTTACGCATGTTACGCAGCGTATCAACCAGCATGTTCACATCATGGCCATCAATTGGACCAATGTAATTTAGGCCTAATTCTTCAAAAAAAGTACCCGGGATCATCATCCCTTTAATGTGTTCTTCCATACGGCTGGCAAGTTCTTTTACCGGCGGTACACCAGAAAGAAGCTTTTTACTGCCTTCGCGGATGTTGGTATAAAAGCTACCTGATAAAATACGCGCAAAATGATTGGTTAACGCGCCGACGTTTTCAGAAATCGACATTTCGTTATCGTTCAAAATAATCAACATATCTGATTTAACATCACCTAAGTGGTTCATCGCCTCAAAGGCCATACCTGCGGTAATTGCGCCATCGCCTATCACCGCCACGGTTTTACGACCTTTGCCTTCTTTTTGCGCAGCAATAGACATACCCAGCGCCGCTGAAATAGAGGTACTTGAATGGCCAACACTAAACGTATCGTATTCACTTTCGTCTCTAAATGGAAATGGGTGCAATCCATCTTTTTGACGAATGGTGTGCATTTGGTCACGACGTCCCGTCAGTATTTTATGTGGGTAGGCTTGATGACCTACATCCCAAACTAAACGGTCGTCGGGAGTGTTGTACACATAATGTAATGCAACGGTAAGTTCTACGGTTCCTAAACCAGACGCTAAATGGCCGCTACTTTGCGATACTGAATTGAGTAAGTAATCACGCAATTCATGGCTAAATGCAGGAAGCTTATCTTGTGCTAAGTCTCGCAAGTGGGCTGGTTCGTTCACCAAATTAAGTAATGGATACTTGCTGCTATCAAGTGTCATGGTTTTTTATATATCCTTCGCTAATATTAACTTCCCTCAAAAAAGCTAAGTTTAAGAGGCGACTTAATATTTAGTAATAATTTTGTTCTAAGAGTTAATACGTTTTAGCCATGTTTAATGGTCACGTTCAATTAAATAGTTTGCCAGTGCCGCTAAGTCGCTTGTGTCTGCGTCAATATTGGCTAACGCCTCATGGGCTTGCTGTATCAAATTTAGTGCTTTTTGCTTAGCACCTAGCATACCTAATAAAGCGGGATATGTCGCTTTATTCGCAGCAATATCTGACCCTTGAGGCTTACCTAAAGTCAGTGTGTCGCCCTCAACATCTAAAATATCGTCATGAACCTGAAAGGCCAGTCCGATAGCATACCCAAAAGTAGATAAGTTATCTAAAGTGTGTTGGCTAATATTAGGGGCACAAAGTGCGCCCAAAGTAATCGCACAATTTATTAATGCGCCTGTTTTAAGTTTATGAATACGTTCTAATTCATCAACCGTAATAACTTTATCTGTTGCTGCAATATCGCGGCCTTGTCCGGCAACCATTCCTTGCAAGCCTGAAGCATGTGCTAATTCTGCAATCATTTTTAACTGAGCTTCTGTTGAGCATTTAAATGTGTGCTTAGCAATAAGCTCAAACGCTAAGGTTTGCAGTGCGTCACCTGCTAAAATAGCTTGTGCTTCACCATAGACAATATGACATGTAGGACGGCCACGACGTAAATCATCGTCATCCATAGCGGGTAAATCGTCATGCACTAATGAATAACTATGAATGCATTCTATCGCTGCTGCCAGCACATCTAAATCACGTTTTTCAGCACCGAGCATTTTGCCTGTGGTATAAACCAAAAAAGGGCGTAATCTCTTCCCGCCATTCATTAGACTATAATGTGTGGCTTCTTTTATAGTGTTGTCGCTTTCAAGAGGTTGTTCGAAATAAAGGTTGAGTGTATTGGCTACATCATCTTGAGCGAGCTTTATTTGTTCTTTTATGCTCACAATTATTCCAAATCGTTATCAAATTGAGTAAGCGGTGCTTTTTCGTCATTACCCATTAATATCGACACCTTTTGCTCGGCTTGTTGAAGTTTACCGGAAGACGCACTGGCTAATGCAATGCCGCGCTCAAATTGCTTTAAAGACTGTTCAAGCGATAAATCACCTTGTTCCATTTCACTGACAATTGTTGTTAATTCTTCTAGTGCTTGTTCGAAACTTAAATTTTCAGGTTTTTTAGTCGCCATCTTTATTTTCAACTTACATAATAAATTTAGACGCCAATTTTAGGGGGAATGCTAAACTAGGTCAAAGAATGTTATGTTTTTTTGATAGATAAATGCTGTTAATTGGGTTTTACTGCGCTTCAGCGTTATTTTTTAAATTATAAATTCTGATTAGTTAGATTGATTCCCTATGTTGATCTAAAATAGGACTAATCGTAATTTTATCGTTTATCATAAAAATCACTTAAGTATTTCAGTATCTTGCCGATATACATTTAATAACAACGCTTGCGAAGAAAAAATATAAAACCTTTGGAGGGAATGTGGATTTAGCAACCATTATTGGGATCCTTGGCGCAATTGGCTTAATTGTCATGTCCATGTTTATGAGTAGTAGCGGTGAAGTCGGTATGTTTTACAATACCCCTTCAGTGGTTATTGTATTTGGTGGCTCCCTTTTTATCGTTTTATCCAATTTTACTATGTCGCAATTTTTAGGCATTGGTAAGGTTTGTGCTAAAGCGTTTATGTTTAAAATTGAACCCCCTGAAGCGTTAATTGAAAAGGCGGTTGAGCTAGCAGATTCTGCCCGAAAAGGCGGGTTTCTAGCATTGGAAGAGGCTGAAATTCCAAATCCATTTATGCGCAAAGGCGTTGATATGCTCGTGGATGGACATGATGCGGATGTAGTGCGTGCAACATTAC contains:
- a CDS encoding phosphatidylglycerophosphatase A, translating into MNKNRLFNLKRPHQFFGLGFGTGLAPKAPGTFGTLAALPFIFITMHFPLWLQIVFAVVISIFGIWACGKTADDLQVHDHPSIVWDEVAGYYITMIGAALNWQTLLVGFLLFRFFDIAKPGPIRILDKRAHGGFGIMADDVLAGIFSLICLQALIKVGLLPF
- a CDS encoding ligand-binding sensor domain-containing diguanylate cyclase; translated protein: MMRFLLVCVLMLCAMPSTASITDYVVKQWNIKDGLPSQSLKSVVQDNQGYMWLGTQFGLSRFDGNTFTNYNTQNSLFLPSNGINKLLIDGEGLLWVGTKNGLVVIDPEKLTAQEFNIKGPVRDILEDSQGSIWIAANGLYYIDRGQIELRDQLNNPSPIVNATAITQIVGSVSKMALSPEGIWLVNDRNLLRLTQSSSDFSKLRLELTAKVALPDRLAQTIVHDLSFLNGNLYLASELGAYFLDLDDELRPFPLPNANNSAVYKFMSDGNGGLWISTYGRLLFRAKSNDWQWVEPSQLDQSIWFADIFRDDENNIWLASFSEGLWLAHEGRIERHSAISKMTEAVMAISKSPDGKLWIANKSGIGYFDADKTFINVINSAKYGNASVHDLQFDGDRLYVATGRGLFFYESNTLYSFPARALSDNPVFAISTSTKGGFWVGTGRGLYRLNYNGLNPFAYNAFLGSKFVTYVLDKPNFGVIGTSKGAYYFTERGIEKIGDQTTLESAYVTSILHIKGVGILIGSLNDGLFYRSGQGQWQQLDAANGLPYGSIFSLEYDDTSKRIWVSTMKGVYRMPVEQFKANIESLKVEEVISSFDRQLDGKASQCCNGLGHDAVVDMDNSIWYPSLQGVVEIPKDVELFGLRSLKPTIETLTTPSRKLAAAALGEKPVLETDERDVTLTYTAIDYYAPASIEFRYKLNGLDNDWRYANTRREAIYTNLPAGMFLFELETKRQGEDWGKAQSAEYAFVVPERFGETIYFRLLITSGFVLLFYLVFWVFKVQERRKQQVLEGLITERTLELRQANDKLNQVNSQLKLVSHSDELTGLRSRRFLFDQLPKDIEHFQRNSQSLQAQGKSLVLLIINLDNFSRINDAYGPIAGDSCLQQVAALLNSRTQGSDYVARWSGDEFLLLLRDFKCNLIDSYVSELCQAIADYTFQLPNGETTNITASVGWSFYPLPLLGGQVISWETSINLADIALHQVKKRGGDGVANITFDEQLDAFEFEQNPNVEQQIGLLQSNGLADIKVWMR
- the dxs gene encoding 1-deoxy-D-xylulose-5-phosphate synthase; this translates as MTLDSSKYPLLNLVNEPAHLRDLAQDKLPAFSHELRDYLLNSVSQSSGHLASGLGTVELTVALHYVYNTPDDRLVWDVGHQAYPHKILTGRRDQMHTIRQKDGLHPFPFRDESEYDTFSVGHSSTSISAALGMSIAAQKEGKGRKTVAVIGDGAITAGMAFEAMNHLGDVKSDMLIILNDNEMSISENVGALTNHFARILSGSFYTNIREGSKKLLSGVPPVKELASRMEEHIKGMMIPGTFFEELGLNYIGPIDGHDVNMLVDTLRNMRNLKGPQLLHIKTQKGKGYKPAEADPIGYHGVPKFDPATSSLPKSKPSAATFSNVFGDWLCDMAEQDSKLMAITPAMREGSGMVRFSKEHPEQYFDVAIAEQHAVTLAAGFACEGLKPVVAIYSSFLQRAYDQLIHDVALQNLPVLFAIDRAGIVGADGETHQGAYDLSFMRCIPNMVIMAPSDTNECRQMLYTGYQANCPVAVRYPRGSAGTAEIQSAMQQLEIGKANVIKQGAKVAILSFGTLLENAQLATDELNATLVNMRFIKPLDTGLIDELVANHDIIVTLEDNAISGGAGSAVNEYLATQKAAVKILNLGIPDEFIKHGTQQQMHDEMGLGGQGILTSIKAFMS
- the ispA gene encoding (2E,6E)-farnesyl diphosphate synthase — translated: MSIKEQIKLAQDDVANTLNLYFEQPLESDNTIKEATHYSLMNGGKRLRPFLVYTTGKMLGAEKRDLDVLAAAIECIHSYSLVHDDLPAMDDDDLRRGRPTCHIVYGEAQAILAGDALQTLAFELIAKHTFKCSTEAQLKMIAELAHASGLQGMVAGQGRDIAATDKVITVDELERIHKLKTGALINCAITLGALCAPNISQHTLDNLSTFGYAIGLAFQVHDDILDVEGDTLTLGKPQGSDIAANKATYPALLGMLGAKQKALNLIQQAHEALANIDADTSDLAALANYLIERDH
- the xseB gene encoding exodeoxyribonuclease VII small subunit, encoding MATKKPENLSFEQALEELTTIVSEMEQGDLSLEQSLKQFERGIALASASSGKLQQAEQKVSILMGNDEKAPLTQFDNDLE